A genomic window from Paenibacillus sp. FSL K6-0276 includes:
- a CDS encoding helix-turn-helix domain-containing protein produces the protein MKSTDLCPQLQKSMDIIGRRWTGLIIYQLLQGPQRFNVIEAALPISGRLLSERLKELELEGIVLREVFPETPVRIQYSLTDKGLALETVIQDLQRWSKIWIDCNPDNVNPSLQM, from the coding sequence ATGAAGTCCACTGATTTATGTCCACAGTTACAAAAAAGCATGGATATTATTGGAAGGCGTTGGACAGGTTTAATTATCTATCAGCTTCTTCAAGGACCACAGCGTTTCAATGTCATCGAAGCTGCACTACCCATTAGCGGGAGATTGCTCTCCGAACGACTTAAAGAGCTGGAACTGGAAGGGATTGTTCTTAGAGAAGTATTCCCTGAGACACCTGTACGAATCCAATATTCCTTGACGGATAAAGGACTTGCGCTAGAGACGGTCATCCAAGATTTGCAGCGTTGGTCAAAAATATGGATTGATTGTAACCCCGATAACGTAAATCCATCACTTCAAATGTAA
- a CDS encoding siderophore ABC transporter substrate-binding protein: protein MKKNLSLLIMTVFLAVILAACGSNNAATSNNNTAAAGNTEATTAPTTEPKELTFKHALGETTIKTNPQKVVVFDYGTLDTLDKLGVDVAALPKGSVPSYLSKYRDDKYENVGDLKEPDFEKINSLSPDLIIISGRQKDMYEEFSKIAPTLYVAVDNANYMESFTNNVKMMGQIFGKEAEVETELATINDSIKALNEKVTAESKKALIILANEGKISAYGSGSRFGIIHDVFGFAQADDKIEVSTHGQSVSYEYVADKNPDYLFVVDRDAVVKSDSGESGSAKKAVENDLVKNTNAFKNGKIIYLDPNYWYLSGGGLVSVSEMVKEAGTALAAQ from the coding sequence TTGAAGAAGAACTTATCTTTACTAATCATGACAGTGTTTCTTGCGGTAATCTTGGCAGCCTGTGGCTCCAATAATGCAGCAACTTCAAATAACAATACAGCAGCGGCAGGCAATACAGAGGCTACTACTGCACCGACAACTGAACCTAAAGAACTTACTTTCAAACATGCACTTGGCGAAACTACGATTAAGACCAATCCGCAAAAAGTGGTTGTGTTTGACTACGGTACACTCGACACATTGGATAAACTGGGCGTAGATGTGGCTGCATTGCCTAAAGGCAGCGTGCCATCTTACCTCTCTAAATATAGGGATGACAAATACGAAAATGTTGGCGATTTGAAAGAGCCAGACTTTGAGAAGATTAATAGTCTTTCTCCAGACCTGATCATTATCTCAGGCAGACAGAAAGATATGTATGAAGAATTTAGCAAAATTGCTCCTACGCTATACGTTGCTGTAGACAATGCGAACTACATGGAATCTTTTACAAATAACGTGAAGATGATGGGTCAAATTTTTGGCAAAGAAGCTGAAGTAGAGACCGAACTTGCTACTATTAATGACTCCATTAAAGCTCTAAATGAGAAAGTTACAGCAGAAAGTAAAAAAGCACTTATCATTCTTGCAAATGAAGGGAAAATCAGTGCTTACGGTTCTGGTTCCCGTTTCGGTATTATCCATGATGTATTCGGATTTGCACAGGCGGATGATAAGATTGAAGTATCCACTCACGGTCAAAGTGTATCTTACGAATATGTAGCCGACAAGAATCCAGATTATCTGTTCGTAGTAGATAGAGATGCGGTTGTGAAGAGTGATAGTGGAGAATCCGGCTCAGCGAAGAAAGCGGTTGAGAACGATCTCGTGAAGAACACAAATGCTTTTAAAAACGGTAAAATCATTTACCTAGATCCTAACTACTGGTACTTGTCTGGTGGCGGTTTGGTATCCGTTAGTGAAATGGTCAAGGAAGCTGGAACCGCTCTGGCAGCACAATAG
- a CDS encoding nitronate monooxygenase family protein, producing the protein MKWNTRIRELLHIEYPIIQGGLAYLGYADLAAAVSNAGGLGQVTAMSLPSAEALRSEIERVRTLTDKPFGVNFAIGVHGIGYEDRVQVAIDEQVPVVSLTGGNPAPILEMLQLTDIKTLVLVSSRRQAQKAEQLGASAVIVVGQEGGGHLGRDDVGTMVLVPQVVDAVDIPVIASGGIGDGRGWMAAHALGAEGVEMGTRFVATVECVHAAASYKKALVESSESDTVVIKRSIGAPARVLRSDYIDKILEIERVTPTYEALKEYISGAANKRWIYDDIKEEGIGWAGQVTGMIHDIPTVSELIGRMVKEAESIRNQWGTQA; encoded by the coding sequence ATGAAATGGAACACCCGTATTAGGGAGTTATTACACATAGAATATCCTATTATTCAAGGTGGGCTTGCTTATTTAGGTTATGCAGACCTCGCAGCTGCAGTTTCGAATGCCGGTGGATTGGGTCAGGTCACAGCGATGAGTCTTCCGAGTGCAGAGGCTTTACGTTCAGAAATAGAACGGGTACGAACTTTGACGGACAAGCCATTTGGTGTTAATTTTGCCATTGGTGTGCATGGTATTGGTTATGAAGATCGGGTGCAGGTCGCAATCGACGAGCAGGTTCCCGTGGTTAGCCTCACCGGAGGGAATCCTGCCCCTATACTGGAAATGCTTCAGCTCACCGATATTAAAACGCTCGTGCTCGTCTCTTCACGCAGACAAGCCCAAAAAGCTGAACAACTAGGCGCGTCTGCGGTTATTGTTGTTGGGCAGGAGGGAGGAGGCCACTTGGGACGTGATGATGTTGGGACTATGGTGCTCGTTCCTCAAGTAGTTGATGCGGTTGATATTCCTGTGATTGCTTCAGGCGGGATCGGGGATGGCCGCGGATGGATGGCTGCCCATGCTTTGGGGGCGGAGGGAGTTGAAATGGGCACACGATTCGTTGCTACGGTTGAATGTGTTCATGCAGCTGCTTCTTATAAAAAAGCCCTAGTAGAAAGCTCAGAGTCAGATACAGTCGTAATCAAACGTTCCATCGGAGCACCTGCGAGAGTATTACGTAGTGACTACATTGATAAAATTCTTGAAATTGAGCGCGTGACACCGACCTATGAAGCATTAAAAGAATATATCAGTGGTGCAGCCAACAAGCGTTGGATTTATGATGATATCAAAGAAGAGGGCATTGGTTGGGCAGGCCAAGTGACAGGAATGATCCATGATATTCCTACGGTCTCGGAGCTGATCGGCAGGATGGTCAAAGAAGCAGAGTCGATTCGTAACCAGTGGGGAACACAGGCATAA
- a CDS encoding N-acetyltransferase family protein, translating into MNWENSRIEDATAADLAAIVDIYNSTIAGRMVTADLEPITVKDREKWFLEHNSHHRPLWVLKQDDEIAAWFSFQSFYGRPAYNATVEISVYVSEKFRGGGAGRILLTEAIEKAPSLGIKNLVGFVFGHNDPSLSLLEKFGFKQWGLLPGVAELDGIERDLVIVGRKI; encoded by the coding sequence ATGAATTGGGAGAATAGCAGGATTGAGGATGCAACAGCCGCAGATTTAGCGGCTATTGTGGATATTTATAACTCTACGATTGCTGGACGGATGGTAACAGCGGATCTGGAACCTATCACTGTAAAAGACAGAGAGAAGTGGTTCCTAGAGCATAACAGCCATCATCGTCCCTTATGGGTACTGAAGCAGGACGATGAGATCGCGGCATGGTTCAGCTTTCAGTCCTTCTATGGTCGTCCAGCGTATAATGCAACAGTAGAAATCAGCGTATACGTGAGTGAGAAGTTCCGTGGTGGAGGAGCTGGCAGAATTCTTCTGACAGAGGCTATTGAGAAAGCTCCTAGTCTTGGTATTAAGAATTTAGTTGGCTTTGTGTTCGGACATAATGATCCAAGCCTCAGTTTGCTAGAAAAATTCGGTTTTAAGCAGTGGGGATTACTACCCGGTGTAGCTGAATTGGATGGCATAGAGCGGGACTTAGTCATTGTAGGACGTAAAATATAA
- a CDS encoding ABC transporter permease — protein MKLKYLSLLLIVFSFISLFIGVKDISPLDLFSLTESQLQTLLISRIPRLAALIIAGVSMSIAGLIMQQLSRNKFVSPTTAGTMDSAKFGILVSLMLFTGATPMQKLLVAFVFALLGTFIFMRILDRIKFKDSIFIPLVGLMFGNIVGSITTFFAYKNDLIQNISSWMLGDFSTIIKGQYELIYISIPLVILAYVFANKFTVAGMGEDFSINLGMNYKAVVNIGLVIVALISSVVILTVGTIPFLGLVVPNIVTLYIGDNLKKNLAHTAILGAVFLLFCDILGRLIIYPYEISISLTVGVIGSGLFIYLLMRRKAN, from the coding sequence ATGAAACTAAAATATTTGTCCCTACTTCTAATCGTATTCTCATTTATATCTTTGTTTATAGGCGTTAAGGACATTTCACCTTTGGATCTTTTTTCTCTTACGGAATCACAATTACAGACCCTGTTGATTAGCCGAATCCCACGCTTAGCTGCACTGATTATAGCCGGTGTAAGCATGAGCATTGCCGGATTAATTATGCAGCAGTTATCGCGAAATAAATTCGTCTCTCCCACTACGGCGGGTACAATGGATTCCGCAAAATTCGGTATTCTCGTATCACTGATGCTGTTCACAGGGGCGACGCCGATGCAGAAGCTGCTCGTTGCTTTTGTTTTTGCTCTACTGGGAACCTTTATATTCATGAGAATCTTGGATCGGATCAAGTTCAAGGATAGTATTTTTATCCCGCTGGTCGGACTCATGTTCGGGAACATTGTAGGTTCGATTACGACTTTTTTTGCTTACAAAAATGATTTGATTCAGAATATTTCGTCTTGGATGCTTGGAGATTTCTCTACGATTATTAAGGGTCAATACGAATTAATCTATATCAGTATTCCACTTGTCATTCTCGCGTATGTTTTCGCTAATAAGTTCACTGTAGCCGGTATGGGGGAGGATTTCTCCATTAATCTCGGTATGAACTACAAAGCGGTTGTTAACATAGGACTGGTGATTGTAGCGTTAATTTCTTCTGTAGTTATTTTAACCGTGGGTACGATCCCATTCTTGGGTCTTGTTGTGCCTAACATAGTAACGCTATACATAGGCGATAACCTCAAAAAAAATCTGGCGCATACTGCCATTCTCGGTGCGGTGTTCCTCCTGTTCTGTGATATTTTGGGCAGGCTCATTATATATCCATACGAAATATCAATCAGTCTCACGGTAGGCGTCATCGGAAGTGGTCTGTTTATCTACTTGCTGATGAGAAGAAAGGCGAATTAG
- a CDS encoding anti-sigma factor — protein sequence MSEEFKEKLRRYGEGTLADEDRDEVERELEKMEVYQTYLDELMGAEEPASGDGKRMNFGKGEGSRPNREKKIIRRGKWRARVSSTLTVISALLMFMIICSFITAIFYGTGERVEKYRDVVSSAIAVSQPNTIVHLSNDSTPFFSMNLTGDIRKQVGDEQITVGDYSMKLLFGWARLYNYSWTDESRGVGYYFVYPQGKQSAANSMDDSSEWERLEKLPEGTVAEAYLSFDQLFTTDELLKKFEPKNLQPLWFAADTGPRTREPVINDPLGFPSTPIWHADDMKVTQESKKKWGWFGGVTSRTSVSPSVDSYGDAELRNANFLKTLHLMQEYKSIANKVIPFIDLDDSISYLEKNGVKLYGAVVTGPVKELLKLKEEEWVSNMHVGEVRLWNWRDREN from the coding sequence ATGAGTGAGGAATTCAAGGAGAAATTAAGAAGGTATGGCGAAGGCACTCTTGCAGACGAGGATAGGGATGAAGTGGAGCGCGAACTGGAGAAGATGGAAGTTTATCAGACTTATCTAGATGAACTCATGGGGGCAGAGGAGCCTGCTTCAGGTGATGGAAAGAGGATGAATTTCGGAAAAGGTGAAGGAAGCAGACCCAATAGGGAAAAAAAGATCATCCGCCGGGGCAAATGGAGAGCACGCGTGTCGAGCACACTTACGGTAATCTCTGCGTTGTTGATGTTCATGATCATTTGCAGCTTTATCACTGCAATATTTTATGGTACTGGGGAGAGAGTTGAGAAATACCGTGATGTTGTTTCTTCAGCTATTGCTGTTTCACAACCGAATACGATTGTACATTTAAGTAATGATTCCACTCCATTTTTTTCAATGAATCTAACTGGGGATATAAGGAAACAAGTGGGAGATGAACAAATTACTGTTGGAGATTATTCAATGAAGCTTTTATTTGGATGGGCTAGGCTCTACAACTATTCCTGGACGGATGAAAGTAGAGGTGTTGGTTATTATTTTGTGTATCCACAGGGGAAGCAGTCTGCGGCAAACAGTATGGATGATAGCAGTGAGTGGGAGAGATTAGAGAAGCTCCCGGAAGGAACAGTAGCTGAAGCGTACTTGTCTTTTGACCAATTATTTACGACAGATGAGCTACTGAAGAAGTTTGAACCTAAGAATCTTCAGCCTTTGTGGTTCGCGGCAGATACAGGTCCAAGGACACGAGAGCCAGTAATAAATGACCCATTAGGATTTCCAAGTACACCAATCTGGCATGCAGATGATATGAAAGTGACACAAGAATCAAAGAAAAAGTGGGGGTGGTTCGGAGGGGTGACTAGCCGCACGAGTGTTTCTCCATCTGTTGATTCATATGGGGATGCTGAACTACGTAATGCGAACTTCCTCAAGACATTGCACTTGATGCAGGAGTATAAATCGATCGCCAACAAGGTGATTCCGTTCATAGATCTGGATGATTCTATCAGTTATCTAGAGAAGAACGGAGTTAAGTTGTATGGAGCTGTCGTAACGGGTCCGGTTAAAGAACTGCTCAAGCTAAAAGAAGAAGAATGGGTCAGCAACATGCATGTGGGGGAAGTAAGACTGTGGAATTGGCGGGATCGAGAGAACTGA
- a CDS encoding sigma-70 family RNA polymerase sigma factor — protein sequence MKRNSLDEIYQMYVMDIYRYLRSLCGDHHAAEDLMQETFYRAYLYIEDCKEEKIKPWLFRVAYNAFVDYRRKEGRSLVQSEEFFKQLAHPDTTESTLLRQERWEEIWVSVAELPDNQRHALLLHDFHGLSYREASDIMNVGLSQYKILIFRARQKLREAERRRNEDE from the coding sequence ATGAAGCGAAATTCACTGGATGAAATATATCAGATGTATGTGATGGATATTTACCGCTATTTGCGCTCCCTTTGTGGTGATCATCACGCGGCGGAAGACTTGATGCAGGAGACCTTTTATCGTGCTTATCTATATATAGAGGATTGCAAAGAAGAGAAGATTAAGCCTTGGCTGTTCCGTGTAGCCTACAACGCCTTCGTAGATTATAGGCGAAAGGAAGGACGCAGCTTGGTACAGAGTGAGGAATTCTTTAAACAGCTTGCTCATCCAGATACCACGGAAAGCACGCTGCTTCGGCAGGAACGTTGGGAAGAGATATGGGTATCGGTAGCCGAACTTCCTGACAATCAGAGGCATGCGCTGTTACTACATGATTTTCATGGTCTTAGTTATCGTGAAGCATCGGACATTATGAACGTGGGCCTGTCCCAATATAAGATATTGATCTTTCGAGCTAGACAGAAGCTGCGTGAGGCAGAGCGGAGGAGGAATGAAGATGAGTGA
- a CDS encoding Xaa-Pro peptidase family protein, with product MNKALTSLEHQMAGEGLDALLVTDPKHVYYLTGFASDPHERFLGLLLKRGEEPMLIVPALDAEAAQAASSVTKILTHSDTDNPYNLLKECFGSSKLGTLGIEKEHFSVARFEHLTAAVPAEQFSDIGPLLRSMRSKKTPDEVKRMKHAAELVEEALRRVLTHVKTGVTENDLVAELEYLMKKVGASGPSFDTMVLSGPKTALPHGVPGNRVIQPGDFLMFDIGVYADGYASDITRTFAIESVDDKLVTIYNTVLAANEAGIAASNPGAPFGSVDKAARDVIEEAGFGEYFLHRVGHGLGMDVHEYPSLHGQNDDIIEIGNVFTVEPGIYVPGLAGVRIEDDLIITAEGAETLTSFPKELTILHL from the coding sequence ATGAATAAAGCTCTGACAAGCCTAGAGCATCAAATGGCGGGTGAAGGCCTTGATGCCCTCCTCGTAACCGATCCTAAACATGTCTACTATTTAACCGGATTTGCCAGCGATCCGCATGAACGCTTCCTAGGGTTGCTATTGAAACGTGGTGAAGAGCCTATGCTAATCGTACCTGCACTTGATGCAGAAGCGGCCCAAGCGGCATCTTCGGTCACAAAAATCCTGACCCACAGCGACACTGATAATCCTTATAACCTGCTTAAAGAATGTTTCGGCAGCAGCAAGCTAGGTACTCTTGGCATAGAGAAGGAACATTTCTCAGTCGCACGTTTCGAGCATCTAACCGCTGCCGTTCCAGCTGAACAATTTAGTGATATTGGTCCATTGCTGCGCAGCATGCGCTCCAAAAAGACCCCAGATGAAGTTAAGCGTATGAAACATGCCGCTGAGCTAGTTGAGGAAGCCTTGCGCCGCGTTCTTACCCACGTAAAAACAGGCGTTACAGAAAACGATCTAGTAGCGGAACTGGAATATCTAATGAAAAAGGTTGGCGCTTCCGGCCCTTCCTTCGACACTATGGTGCTTTCTGGTCCGAAAACTGCCCTGCCTCACGGCGTCCCAGGCAACCGGGTCATTCAACCAGGCGACTTCCTGATGTTTGATATCGGGGTGTATGCTGACGGTTATGCTTCTGATATTACACGTACCTTTGCTATTGAATCCGTGGATGACAAGCTAGTCACTATCTACAACACAGTACTGGCTGCCAACGAAGCTGGGATCGCTGCTTCCAATCCTGGAGCTCCCTTCGGTTCTGTCGACAAAGCTGCACGAGATGTGATTGAGGAAGCCGGATTCGGGGAATATTTCTTGCACCGTGTCGGACACGGACTGGGTATGGATGTTCATGAATATCCATCACTCCATGGACAGAACGATGACATTATCGAGATCGGCAATGTGTTCACCGTTGAGCCAGGGATTTATGTGCCTGGACTAGCTGGTGTGCGTATCGAAGATGATCTAATTATTACAGCTGAAGGTGCAGAGACCTTAACAAGCTTCCCTAAGGAACTGACTATACTTCATTTGTAG
- a CDS encoding SDR family oxidoreductase, giving the protein MRGKIALVTGANSGMGLATTVELARKGAKVIMVCRNRQRGEEALATAKQESHSEDIELMLCDLASLESIRSFAEEFIMKYPILEVLINNAGVVTIKRQLTKDGFEMDLGVNHLGHFLLTNLLLEPLKAAEQGRIVVVASGAYKIGALHYEDPTLARRFNPAKAYARSKLANILFTRELASRLHGTKVTVNCVHPGAVGTNIGVNRETGFGKSVLKLLSYFFLTPEQGADTAIYLATAPELREVTGQYYYRRKNKELSPRAQSKVEAERLWQWSQKQVGLS; this is encoded by the coding sequence ATGAGAGGTAAAATTGCACTTGTAACTGGAGCGAATTCCGGTATGGGGCTGGCTACGACAGTTGAACTGGCTCGCAAGGGAGCCAAAGTAATTATGGTTTGCCGTAATCGCCAGCGAGGGGAAGAAGCGCTTGCTACCGCCAAACAAGAGAGTCACTCAGAGGATATTGAGCTCATGTTGTGTGACCTAGCTTCACTTGAGAGCATTCGCAGCTTTGCTGAGGAATTCATTATGAAATATCCGATTCTAGAAGTACTCATCAATAACGCTGGAGTAGTCACGATTAAGCGTCAGCTTACGAAGGATGGCTTTGAAATGGATCTTGGCGTAAATCATTTGGGGCATTTTCTGCTTACGAATCTGTTACTTGAGCCTTTAAAGGCAGCAGAGCAAGGTCGTATCGTTGTGGTTGCTTCCGGTGCTTACAAAATAGGTGCACTTCATTATGAAGATCCAACTCTCGCACGCCGTTTCAATCCTGCAAAAGCCTACGCTCGGTCCAAGTTAGCCAATATTTTGTTTACGAGGGAGCTGGCTTCGCGTCTTCACGGTACAAAGGTGACGGTGAATTGCGTGCATCCAGGAGCAGTGGGCACAAATATAGGTGTAAACCGGGAGACAGGCTTCGGCAAGTCGGTACTTAAGCTGCTGTCATACTTCTTCTTAACACCTGAACAAGGAGCCGATACAGCGATTTATTTGGCTACGGCACCGGAGCTCCGAGAAGTAACAGGACAGTATTATTATCGACGAAAGAATAAAGAGCTGTCTCCAAGAGCGCAGAGCAAAGTAGAGGCCGAACGGCTGTGGCAATGGAGCCAGAAGCAGGTCGGCCTGAGCTAA
- a CDS encoding YqkE family protein: MAKKKKMPTAPRPAATDGPATLKDLLSSDVLGKLKAQSDALKAEENDRKEAARKAVEDQRKAEQKRLDNDFAHLLENSNQDWHKYK, from the coding sequence ATGGCTAAAAAAAAGAAGATGCCTACCGCTCCGCGTCCTGCAGCGACCGATGGACCAGCTACGCTAAAAGACCTGCTGAGCAGTGATGTCCTAGGAAAGCTGAAGGCACAATCTGATGCGTTGAAAGCGGAAGAGAATGACCGCAAGGAAGCTGCTCGTAAAGCGGTTGAGGATCAGAGAAAGGCTGAGCAGAAGCGGCTTGATAATGACTTTGCACATCTGCTGGAGAACAGTAATCAGGATTGGCATAAATATAAATAA
- a CDS encoding RCKP-type rubredoxin-like domain-containing protein, with protein MAQWKCTACGETKEGRCKPQKCPSCEIKGQFVKVEEALEKK; from the coding sequence ATGGCACAGTGGAAATGTACAGCCTGCGGGGAAACTAAGGAAGGGCGCTGCAAACCACAAAAATGTCCAAGCTGTGAAATCAAGGGGCAATTTGTTAAAGTTGAAGAAGCACTAGAAAAGAAATAG
- a CDS encoding energy-coupling factor transporter transmembrane protein EcfT, with protein sequence MADSVIVGQYVETHSIFHRLDPRIKLVSIVLLMLSFLMLGTGLSYAVATFFVFGILLLTKVPIHFFWRGLRPLLFILLFTFLYNAVFTKGTVLWSWSFIEVTEEGLRTGLRFVWRIILLILLASILTLTTKPLDLAYGLEKLLSPLSKLGVPVEQFSLMIVIAIRFIPTIKEELDRILLAQKARGYDLTALSLPKRIFAYIPIIIPLLFTTIQRAEQLSYAIDARAYGNGKGRTSYKRLQFQQIDYLVGGVALIFAVILLLLKIGKV encoded by the coding sequence ATGGCTGATTCCGTAATAGTGGGTCAATATGTGGAGACGCATTCGATTTTCCATCGTTTAGATCCTCGTATAAAGCTTGTTAGTATCGTGCTTCTCATGCTTAGCTTTCTGATGCTTGGAACGGGACTTAGCTATGCAGTTGCGACCTTTTTTGTGTTCGGAATTTTGCTGCTGACGAAAGTTCCTATTCATTTCTTCTGGCGAGGGCTGCGGCCGCTATTATTTATTTTGTTGTTTACCTTTCTGTACAATGCCGTGTTTACCAAAGGAACGGTCCTCTGGTCATGGTCGTTTATTGAAGTGACTGAAGAAGGATTGCGAACAGGATTACGTTTTGTTTGGCGTATAATATTGCTCATCTTATTAGCCTCAATATTAACGTTAACTACTAAACCGCTAGACTTAGCATATGGTCTTGAAAAGTTGCTGTCCCCTCTATCCAAATTGGGGGTACCCGTAGAACAATTCTCCTTAATGATAGTGATTGCGATCCGTTTTATTCCTACCATCAAGGAGGAGCTTGATCGTATACTTCTCGCACAAAAGGCTAGAGGGTATGATCTTACAGCATTATCACTGCCTAAACGGATATTTGCTTATATCCCGATCATTATTCCTTTGCTTTTCACGACGATTCAACGTGCTGAACAGCTGAGCTATGCGATTGATGCGCGTGCTTATGGAAATGGTAAAGGGAGAACTTCTTATAAGCGATTGCAATTTCAGCAAATAGATTATCTGGTAGGGGGAGTTGCCCTTATATTTGCTGTGATTCTGCTGTTGTTAAAGATAGGAAAGGTGTAG
- a CDS encoding iron chelate uptake ABC transporter family permease subunit, which translates to MKTKLTILSLSAVALIVLFMTYHVMGNWDYVLPSRGRKLAAILITGAVIAVSTVVFQSITNNRILTPSILGLDSLYMLIQTFGVYALGSSNMTFMNKNVNFLFSACIMVLFSGVLYKLMFRREGQNIYFLLLVGLIMGTMFQSASSFMEVLIDPNEFLILQGKMFASFNNVSSDLLIISTIVLTLTTLYFMRFVKYLDVISLGKDEAINLGINYDYVVKRLLVVISIYVSISTALVGPITFFGLLVANVGHQLFRTHKHSYLIPGTILLSIIALVGGQFLVERVFGFTTTVSVIINFAGGVYFVYLLLKENKSW; encoded by the coding sequence ATGAAGACGAAACTAACTATATTATCCTTAAGCGCTGTTGCTCTCATCGTCTTGTTTATGACCTATCATGTTATGGGAAATTGGGACTACGTTCTACCCAGTAGAGGAAGAAAGTTGGCTGCGATTCTGATTACCGGAGCAGTGATAGCTGTCTCTACCGTAGTTTTCCAGAGCATTACGAACAATCGTATTTTGACACCTAGTATTCTGGGGCTAGACTCCCTTTACATGTTGATCCAGACGTTCGGTGTATATGCCCTAGGCTCATCGAATATGACCTTTATGAATAAAAATGTTAATTTCCTGTTCTCTGCTTGTATCATGGTTCTGTTCTCAGGTGTGCTGTATAAGCTAATGTTCCGCAGAGAGGGTCAAAACATATACTTTCTGCTGCTCGTAGGACTTATTATGGGAACGATGTTCCAGAGCGCATCTTCTTTTATGGAAGTGCTTATTGATCCGAACGAATTCCTGATTCTACAGGGGAAAATGTTCGCCAGCTTTAACAATGTCAGCAGTGATCTATTGATTATTTCGACCATTGTCCTAACGCTAACTACGCTGTATTTCATGCGATTTGTTAAGTATTTAGATGTTATTTCTTTAGGAAAAGATGAAGCGATCAACTTAGGGATCAATTATGACTACGTGGTGAAAAGACTCCTAGTGGTTATATCCATCTACGTTTCGATATCAACGGCTCTAGTGGGGCCGATCACCTTCTTTGGTCTACTTGTAGCTAATGTGGGGCACCAGTTGTTCCGTACGCATAAGCATTCCTATCTGATTCCCGGCACGATTTTGCTAAGCATTATTGCACTTGTCGGGGGACAGTTTCTGGTAGAACGTGTTTTTGGATTCACTACTACGGTTAGTGTAATCATTAATTTTGCAGGCGGCGTCTACTTTGTCTATCTGCTGTTAAAGGAGAATAAGTCGTGGTAG
- a CDS encoding ABC transporter ATP-binding protein has protein sequence MVEVKHVTKRYGGVTVVDDVSLSIKKGAITSFIGPNGAGKSTLLSMISRLISKDAGEVLIEGKEIGTCKSNELARKISVLKQSNHISVRLTVKELVSFGRFPYSQGKLTSEDRAFVDEAIAYMDLKEMQDKYIDQLSGGQRQRAYIAMVMAQDTEYILLDEPLNNLDMKHSVQIMKVLRRLVEEKGKTIVLVIHDINFASCYSDYIVALKNGRVASSGTVDEIIDTAVLRDVYDMDIPIETIGGRKIGVYF, from the coding sequence GTGGTAGAAGTTAAACATGTAACCAAACGTTATGGCGGAGTAACCGTCGTTGATGATGTGTCTCTTTCCATTAAAAAAGGAGCGATCACTTCCTTCATTGGCCCGAATGGAGCCGGTAAAAGTACGCTTCTCTCTATGATCAGTAGACTTATCTCCAAAGACGCGGGAGAAGTACTGATCGAAGGGAAGGAAATTGGCACCTGTAAGAGTAATGAACTTGCTCGTAAAATATCGGTACTAAAGCAGTCCAATCATATCAGCGTACGTCTCACCGTGAAGGAACTCGTTTCTTTTGGAAGGTTCCCATATTCACAAGGGAAGCTCACATCTGAGGATCGAGCGTTCGTTGATGAAGCGATTGCTTACATGGATCTCAAGGAGATGCAGGATAAATATATTGATCAGCTTAGTGGTGGACAACGTCAGAGAGCATATATTGCGATGGTTATGGCTCAGGATACAGAGTATATTTTGCTCGACGAGCCACTTAATAACCTGGACATGAAGCACTCGGTACAAATTATGAAGGTGCTACGCCGACTAGTAGAAGAAAAGGGCAAGACGATTGTGCTCGTCATTCATGATATTAATTTCGCTTCTTGTTATTCTGACTACATCGTAGCGCTCAAGAATGGGCGGGTAGCTTCATCGGGTACGGTTGATGAAATTATTGATACGGCAGTACTTAGGGATGTATATGACATGGATATCCCTATAGAAACAATTGGTGGTCGTAAAATTGGTGTCTATTTCTAA